In the Nocardia asteroides genome, GCCCCTTGACGTTCACCGGGAACCCCGCGACCCGCTCGGCGAAGGTCTGCAGGTGCTGCTGGGCGAGCAGCGTGGTCGGGACCAGCACCGCCACCTGCTTGCCGTCCTGCACCGCCTTGAAGGCGGCGCGCACCGCGATCTCGGTCTTGCCGTAGCCGACGTCGCCGCAGACCACCCGGTCCATCGGGACCGCCTTCTCCATGTCCGCCTTGACGTCGGCGATGGCGGTCATCTGGTCGACGGTCTCGGTGAAGGCGAAGGCGTCCTCCATCTCCTGCTGCCACGGGGTGTCCGGGCCGAAGGCGTGGCCGGGCGCGGCCTGGCGCGCCGCGTAGAGCTGCACCAGCTCGCCCGCGATCTCGCGAACGGCCTTGCGCGCCTTGCGCTTGGTGTTCGCCCAGTCCGAGCCGCCGAGCTTGGAGAGGCTCGGCAGCTCGCCGCCGACGTAGCGGGAGAGCTGGTCCAGCGACTCCATCGGCACGAAGAGCCGGTCGCCGGGCTGGCCGCGCTTGCCCGGCGCGTACTCGATCACCAGGTACTCGCGCCTGGCGCCGCCGACGGTGCGCTCGATCATCTCCACGAACCGGCCGATGCCGTGCTGGTCGTGCACGACCATGTCGCCCGCGACGAGCGCCAGCGGGTCGACCTGGTTGCGCCGCTTGGCGGGCAGCCGCCTGCCCTCGCCCGCGGCGGCAACCCGATTGCCGGTCAGGTCGGACTCGGCGACCACGACCAGCCCGGCGCCGCCGAAGACGACGCCGCCGTGCAGCGAGCCGCAGAGCACGCCGACCACGTCGGGCGCGGGCTCGGCGCCCGGATCCAGTGCGGCGGCGGGCACCTCGGCGTCGGCGAGCCGCTCCAGCACGCGCTGGGCGGTGCCGTGCCCGGCGACGACAACGACAGCCCTGCCGCCGGTGGCGAGGTGCGCGCGCAGCGAGGCGAAGAGCAGGGCGACCAGTTCGTCCGAGCCGCGCGCGGTGGCGCCCGCCGTGATCGGCAGCTCCACCTCGGCCGGGTCGCCGGAGGCCAGCGGGCTCAGCGTCCACCAGGGCAGGCCGTTGCGGTCCGCGCTCTCCCGGATGACCGGCAGCGGGCGGTAGGCCGACGCGGCGAGGTCGAGGCCGTGGCCGCCGAGCGGCGCGGTACCGCCGAACGAGGCCGCGGTCCAGGACGCCTCCAGGAACTCCGCGCCGGTGCGCACCAGGTCCGCGGCGCGGGTCCGCACCTTCTCCGGGTCGCAGAGCAGGATGTGGCTACCTTCCGGCAGCACCTCGGTGAGCAGCCGCAGCGCCCCCGGTTGCAGCACCGGAAGCAGCGCCTCCATGCCCTCCACCGGGATGCCGTCGGAGAGCTTGGCCAGCATCTCCGACAGCGCCGCGTCGGCGGCGTTGTCGATCGCCACCTCGGCCGCGCGGAGCCGCACCGCCTCGGTGAGCAGCAGCTCCCGGCAGGGCGGGGCGACCACGGTCTGCACCGTGATCTCCGGCAGCGAGCGCTGGTCGGCGACCGAGAAGGCGCGCAGCTCGCTCACCTCGTCGCCCCAGAACTCGACGCGCACCGGGTGGTCGGCGGTCGGCGGGAAGAGATCGAGGATGCCGCCGCGCACCGCGAACTCGCCGCGCTTGCCGACCATGTCCACCCGGGAATAGGCGAATTCGACCAGCCGGGTGAGCAATTCGTCGAAATCGAACTCGGCGCCGAGCCGCAGCACCACCGGCTCGATATCGCCGAGCCCGGCCGCCATCGGCTGCATGAGCGAGCGCACCGTGGTGACCACGACGCGCAGCGGCGGGCCGGAGACGGCGTCCTCCGGGTGCGCCAGCCTGCGCAGCACCGAGAGCCTGCGGCCCACCGTGTCGGCGCCGGGGGAGAGCCGCTCGTGCGGCAGCGTCTCCCAGGACGGGAACTGCGCGACGCTCGCGCCGAGCATCTCGGTGAGCTCGACCGTGAGGTCGTCGGCCTCGCGCCCGGTCGCCGTCACCACCACCAGCGGCCTGCTCTCCTCGTTCGCCAGCGCGGTGGCGACGAACGGGCGCGCCGGGCCGGGGGCGACCAGCGCGACCGAGGACTTCCCGACCAGATCGGCGACGGTGCGCAGCGCCTGATCGGCGCCGGCCGCCGCGGCCAGCCCCGCCAGGGGTGGGGGTTGGGCAGACATGGAAAAAGTCTATCGGTGCTGGGTGACAGCTCCCCGGCGCGGGGTGCCTACCCCCTACGGCACATATCTCCGCAGCCTGCGGGCGGCGAACTCGCGGAAGTAGGAGAGCTTCTCCGCGGGCACGATGGCGGGCAGCAGGAAGTACCAGGCGCGCTCCATGCGGACCGCCATCTGGTCGATCGACTCGGTGCCGACGGCGGTGATGTGCACGCCGGCCGTCATCTCCTGGAGGAGCAGCCCGATCACCTCGGCGTCGAGATCGGGCTCCAGGTCACCCTGGGCGATGGCGCGCTCGGAGAGGACGCGGTACGTCTCGCCCCAGGTCTTGGCGATGTTGTCGCCCTGGGCGCCGCGGTAGTCGCCGATCTGGTGGGTCAGCTTGAGCATGGCCCCGACCATCGGATCGTTCATCGATAGGTCGGCGACGACGTAGGTGATGCCGATGCACGCCTCCAGGGCGGGCACGCGGGAATCGAAGAACCCCTGGCAGGAACTGATCAGCCGCTCGTTGCCCTGATCGACGACGGCACGGGCCAGTTCTTCCTTGGAGCCGAAATGAAAGTACAGCGCGCCCTTGGTGACGTTCGACTGCGCGATGATCTCGCTCAGGCTCGCGTTCGCATATCCCAAGCGCAGAAAGACATCGGCAGCGCCTGCCAGAACGGAATCGCGGGTAATCTCCGCGCGCGCTTGCCTAGCCATCAGATCCGCCTGTCATCCAAAAACCAGCCATCCTGAAGTAGACCGACATCCCGAAGTAGACCGACTTACCACCCGAACAGCACTGAGAGGATGCGTGAACCGTACCACCCGGCGGCACCGCCCCCGGCAATTCGCGCATTCGCCCGGGCGCACCGCGCAATTCGCGAGCTAACACTCGACCGCGTCCCCGGCTCCGGCCCTGCGCTGCGAGGTCAGCCGGGGAGCCGCCTCCAGGTGGCTCAGACCGTTCCAGCACAGGTTCACCAGATGCGCGGCCACCACTTCCTTCGACGGTTCGCGCACGTCCAGCCACCAGGTCGCGGCGGTGGAGACCATCCCGACCAGCGCCTGAGCGTAGAGGGTGGCGAGGCTGGTGTCGAAACCGCGCCGCCCGAAGTCGTTGCCGAGGATGTGCGCGACCTGGTTCACCGCCTCGTTGAGCAGGCTGGAGTAGCGCCCGTCGGCGGTTGCCGCCGGCTGGTCGCGGACCAGGATGCGGAACCCGTCGGTGCGCTCCTCGATGTAGGTCAGCAGCGCCAGCGCCACCTGCTCCAGCCGCTCCTGCGAGCGGTTGCGGGTGAGCGAGGAGGTGATCATGTCGAGCAGCATCGACATCTCCCGGTCGACGACGACCGCGTAGAGCCCCTCCTTGCCGCCGAAGTGCTCGTACACCACGGGTTTCGAGACCTGGGCGCGGAGCGCGATCTCCTCGATCGAGGTGCCGTCGTACCCGCGCTCGGCGAAGATCGAACGGCCGATCTCGATCAGCTGCTGGCGCCGCTGGGTACCCGTCATGCGCGGCCGTTGCGGCCGCTGGGTCTCACCCGATGGCATCGCTTCGCCTCCTGCGATGTCGTGGTACCGCCGTCACGGCTCCGGGCCCTCCGAGGTTTCAACTGTTCCAGACAGCGTCCCGGGCGTGACAGCGGGGCACTTCCTCGCGGCCGCGCGGGTTCGACGGAAGCGAGGTCGGCATGCGAGGATTCATGCCGTGCCGTGGGCACAGCGGCGGGTCGTGCCGAAACGGCACAGCCGGCCGGTGTGACGATCCGCCGTAGTGTAATGGCAGCACCTCTGATTTTGGTTCAGATAGTTCAGGTTCGAGTCCTGGCGGCGGAGCACGCACATGTGACTATCGTGGGCCCCGCGTTTGGCCCAGCACGATGACAGGCAGCCGAGGGAGATCCATGCCACAGCAGACCGCCGTCGTCGTTCTCGCCGCTGGCGCCGGAACGCGAATGCGGTCGAAGACCCCCAAGGTGCTGCATTCGCTGGCCGGCCGGAGCATGCTCGCGCACGCGCTGCATGCGGCGAACGAGATCGACCCCGCATACCTCATCACCGTGGTCGGGCACGACCGCGAACAGGTCGGCGCCGCGGTCGCCGCGGTCGCCGCCGAGCAGGGGCGGGAGATCCTGCCCGCCCTGCAGGAGGAGCAGCTCGGCACCGGGCACGCGGTGCAGTGCGCACTGCGCGCGGTGCCGGAGGACTTCGACGGCGACCTGCTCGTCACCTCCGCCGACGTCCCGCTGCTCGACGGCCACACCCTGGCCGCGCTGCTCGACGAGCACCGCAGCTACGCCGAGCGCCCCGCCGTGACGGTGCTCACCTTCGTCCCGGACGACGCCAACGGCTACGGCCGGATCGTGCGCGACGCCGACGGCCAGGTGCTGGAGATCGTCGAGCACGCCGACGCCACCCCGGAGCAGGCCGCGATCACCGAGGTCAACTCCGGCGTCTACGCCTTCGACGCCAAGGTGCTGCGCAGCACCATCACCCACCTCTCCACCGCGAACGCCCAGCACGAGCTGTACCTCACCGACGTGCTCCGGCTCGCCCGCGAGGACGGCCACACCGTGCAGGGCGCCCGACTGGTGGACGAGGCCAAGGTCACCGGGGTCAACGACCGGGTGCAGCTGGCCGCCGCCACCCGCACGCTGAACCGCTACATCCTGGAGCGGCACATGCGCGCCGGGGTCACCGTGATCGACCCGGCCACCACCTGGGTCGACGCGGGCGTCCGGATCGGCAGGGACGCGGTGCTGCGGCCCGGGACGCAGCTCTTCGGCGCCACCGTGATCGGCGAGGACGCCGAGATCGGGCCGGACAGCACGCTCACCGACGTGCTGGTCGGCGACGGGGCGTCGGTGGTGCGCACGCACGGCTCCGGGGCCGCCATCGGGGCAGGCTCGACCGTCGGGCCGTTCGCCTACCTGCGACCGGGAACGGTGCTGGGCGAATCGGGCAAACTCGGCGCATTCGTGGAGACCAAGAACGCCACCATCGGCGATCACTCCAAGGTCCCGCACCTCACCTACGTCGGCGACGCCACCATCGGCGAGCACAGCAACATCGGCGCGTCGAGCGTCTTCGTCAACTACGACGGGGTGCGCAAGCACCACACCGTGGTCGGGTCGCACGTGCGCACCGGCAGCGACACGATGTTCGTCGCGCCGATCACCGTGGGTGACGGCGCCTATACGGCAGCGGGTACCGTACTGCGCAGAAGCGTCCCACCCGGCGCCCTCGCGGTGTCGGGCGGAGCGCAGCGCAATCTCGACAACTGGGTGCCGCGCAACCGGCCGGGAACCGCGGCGGCGCACGCGGCCACGGAGGCCATCGCGGCCAGCGACACAGCGAGTCAGGCAACAGAGCAAAAGGATGGCGAACAGCAGTGACCGCGTTCTCGACCGACAACCAGAAGAACCTCATGCTCTTCGCGGGGCGCAGCCATCCTGAGCTGGCCGAACAGGTCGCGAAGGAGCTGGACGTCCACGTCACCCCGCAGACCGCGCGGGAATTCGCGAACGGCGAGATCTTCGTCCGCTTCGAGGAGTCGGTGCGCGGCTCGGACGCCTTCGTCATGCAGAGCTTCCCGGCGCCGCTGAACCAGTGGCTCATGGAGCAGCTCATCATGATCGACGCGCTCAAGCGCGGCTCGGCCGAGCGGATCACCGCGGTGCTGCCCTTCTACCCGTACGCGCGGCAGGACAAGAAGCACCGCGGCCGCGAGCCCATCTCCGCCCGCCTCGTCGCCGACCTGCTGAAGACCGCCGGTGCGCACCGGATCATCACCGTCGACCTGCACACCGACCAGATCCAGGGCTTCTTCGACGGCCCGGTCGACCACATGCACGCGCTCTTCCAGCTCTCCGAGCACGTGCGGGCCAACTACAGCCTGGACAACGTCACCGTCGTCTCGCCGGACGCGGGCCGCGTGAAGGTCGCCGAGAAGTGGGCCGACGCGCTCGGCGGCGCGCCCGTCGCCTTCATCCACAAGACCCGCGACCCGCTGGTGCCGAACCAGGTCAAGTCGCACCGCCCGGTCGGCGACGTCGACGGCCGCACCTGCATCCTGATCGACGACATGATCGACACCGGCGGCACCATCGCCGAGGCCGTGCGCGTGCTGCGCGAAGCGGGCGCCGTCGACGTCGTGATCGCCGCCACGCACGGCGTCCTCTCCGCGCCCGCCGCCGAGCGGCTCGCCGCCTGCGGCGCCCGCGAGGTGGTGGTGACCAATACCCTGCCGATCACCGAGGACAAGAAGTTCCCGCAGCTCACGGTGCTCTCCATCGCGCCGCTGCTGGCCAGGACCATTCGCGAGGTGTTCGAGAACGGCTCGGTCACGGGACTGTTCAACGGCAACGCTTGAGTTCTTCGTTCGGTACGGGCCCGGGGTTTCTGTAACCCCGGGCCCGTCCCGTTTCCGCCCCAGGCCGCTCTCAGCTACCGCACGTACAGTGGCGGCCCGAGTGGGTACCCCGCCGGTAGCTCGACCGAACGGAGGCGTTGATGAGTACACCGCAGGAGCGGCGACCGCACGAGCCGGAGCCGGGGTCGCCCGGGGCCGGTGCGGGAGGCTCTGGTGGTGGAGAAACTGCCGAGAAAGCGGCAGGTGGTGCGGTTGTCGCCCCGGGTGTGTCGAAGGTCATCGGCGAGGATTCGGGTGCGGAGGTCGTGGAGTCGGGCGGTAAGTCCGCGCCTGTGAAGTCGGCTGATATCCCGGCGGTCGAGGACGCCCCGGCCGGAGATGCGCCGAGCGAGGGCGCCGAGGACGAATCCACAAAGGCGCGCGCCGCGAAGCCTGCAGCGGTTGAGGCGCCGGACGACGCCACCGCAGCACCAGCGGGCGGCAAAGCTCCCGCCGATGGACCCGCGGAGTCCGTCGACGACGAGGTACCGCGAGCGGACGCCGCGCAGCCGTTAGACGACCGAGCCCCGGAGACGGGCGACGCGAAACCGACCGACGACCAAGACCCGGAGACGGGTGACGCACAGCCGACCGAGGAGCGAGCCCCGGAGACCGGTGATGCGCAGCCGACCGACGACCGAGCCCCGGAAGCAGGCGGCGCGCAGCCGACGGGCGGTGAAGCATCGGGCCTGGTCCGGGACGCCCCGGAATCGGCCGAGGCGGTTCCGAGTGCGCGTGCTGGCACGGCGGCCGATGATCAGGCGGCGGTCGAGGACGTCTCGGAAGCTGCCGACGAACCGGCTCCGGAGGAGCTCGCTGCGGGCGAGGCGGCGGGCCACGACGAACCCTCGATAACCGTCGATGGCCGAACCTCTGGCGAAGGATTCGCGAAGCCCACCGCGCCACCGGACGCGGATTCCGCGGGAACCGCCGCAGGTGCGGTGCCGAGTACGGGTGTTGCCGATTCCGGCGACGGTGCGGCGCCGCACGCGGGCGGGGAAACATCGGAGGATGCGGCTGTTTCCGGCGAAGCCGGGAGTGACGCGGCGGAGGCCGGGCCACCGGCCGAATCGGCCGAAGCCGTGGGCACCGTCGAACTCTCCGCGGTGGAAGTGGCCGAAGCGCCGACTGTCGACCAGGGCGCCGTCGCTGACGACGTCCCCCTGGACAAGCCGCACCCCCCTGCGGCTGCCGAGCCGACCGTCTTCCTCCCGAGCACGGTGTTCGGCGGGCCGATCGGCCACGATACGACGGCCCGTCCACCTCGTGCGGTCCCCCCACCCGCACCCGCAGGCGGCCAACCCGTGCCTGCGATTCACCGACCCGCGCCCGGCAGACCGAGTACCCCGGCGGCATCGGTCGCCCCGCCGATCGGCCCACCGGCACCCGGTCCGAACCCGGTCCCGGCGGGACCGCCGACCGGCTTCCCGGCGATAACCCCGCCCGCCCCGAACCCCCGGACCGCGTTCCGCCCGCACCCCCCTTCCCCTCCCCCGGCCCCGGTGAACGGCTGGAAGCTCGGCAGCCCGAGTGCCCCGGCACCGCGCGCGAACGACCAGCCCGCACCGCGGAACTGGCTGAACCAGGGCGCGGGCGAGACGGTGCGCATCCCGCGCGGCGCGCTCACCCCGGACGCGGGCGCGACCGTCCGCATCCCCGCCGACTGGCAGCAGAACGACCCGAACTACCTGCCCGGCAAACCCCTGGAACGGCAGAAGACGGAGGTCCAGCTTTTCGCCATCCTCAGTTTCGTCTGCGCCGTCGCCGCACTGTTCCTGGTCCCCATCCTTTTCGGCCCCGCGGGAATCGCGCTCGGAATCACCGGCCATACCCGCAGGGAGGAACGCGGGAAATGGGCGGCGGTCACGGCGGGGTGCGCGATGATTGTCGGGCTCGCGGTGCAGCTCGCGTTCGGCCGCAACGTGATCCCCGGCGTGAATTGGCCGTGAGCGCGGCGTAGTTTGCGAGTATGAGCGGTTTCTCGGGTTTCCCGCTGGCCGGCCTGGATTTCTACGAGGATCTCGAAGCGGACAATTCCAAATCGTTCTGGACGGCGCACCGGGACGTGTACGAGAGCGCCGTGCGCGAACCGATGCTCGCGCTGACCGCGCTGCTGGAGCCCGAGTTCGGCCCGGCGAAACTGTTCCGGCCGTACCGGGACGTGCGGTTCTCGAAGGACAAGACGCCGTACAAGACGGCGCAGGGCGCGGTGGTGCACACCGCGCCGGGCGTCGGCTGGTACGTGCAGGTCGGGGCGCCGGGGCTGTTCGTCGGCGGCGGTTTCTACCACGGCTCGCCCGGGCAGCTGGCGCAGCTGCGGAGCACCGTCGACGACGAGGTGCGCGGCACCGAGCTGCGCACGATCCTGGCCGCCACCGCCGCCGCGGGCTTCACCATCGGCGGCGAGAAGCTCAAGACCAAGCCGAAGGGGTTCGACGCCGACCACCCGCGAATCGACCTGCTCCGGCACAAGTCGATCACCGCGGGCAGGCAGTTCGGCGCCCCCGACTGGCTGGAGACGCCGCGCACCGCCGACGAGATCAGGACCGCATGGGAGGACGTGCGCCCCCTGGTCGAGTGGCTCTCCGCCGTCGTCGGCGGCGCGGGCGACTGAGCTACCTCCGCCCGGCGAGCACCAGCACGAACCGATTCTCCGGATCGGTCCAGGTGTGTTCGGTGTCGAACCCGGCGGCGTCCAGCTCGGCGCGCAGGCCCTCGACGCGGAATTTGGCCGAGATCTCGGTGCGCATCTGCTCGCCGCGGGCGAACCGCACCTCGAGGTCGAGTTCGCGGACCCGGACGGTCATGTCCTCGGCCGCCTCCAGCCGCATCTCGATCCACTCCCGCTCGGCGTCCCAGAGCGCGACGTGCGCGAACTTCTCCGGCTCGAAGTCGGCGGCGAGGCGGTTGTTCAGCACGTGCAGGACATTGCGGTTGAACTCCGCGGTGACCCCGGCGGCATCGTCGTAGGCGGGGACGAGGATCGCGGGGTCGATGACGAGGCCGGCGCCGAGCAGCAGCCGCTCCCCCGGCTCCAGCACGTCGTGGATGCTCGCCAGGAACTCGGCGCGCTCGGCGGGCACCAGGTTGCCGATGGTGCCGCCGAGGAAGACCACCATGCGCCTGCCGCCGCCGGGCAGGTTGTGCAGCGTGTCGGTGAAGTCGCTGACCACGCCGTGCACCGCGAGGTCGGGGAACTCGGCGGCGATCTCCCTGGTCGACTCTCGGAGCGCGGCGGCGGAGACGTCCTGCGGCACATAGGTTTTCAGCGGTCCGGCGGCGCGGGCGGCGGTGAGCAGCAGCCGGGTCTTGGCGGCGGAGCCCGCACCGAGTTCGACGAGCACCTCGGCCTCGGCGGCGGCGGCGATCTCGTCGACCACGCGCTCCAGCAGGGCGCGCTCGGTGCGGGTCGGGTAGTACTCGGGCAGCGCGGTGATCCGCTCGAAGAGCTCGCTGCCGCGGGCGTCGTAGAACCACTTGGGGGGCAGGGTCTTCGGTGCGGAGGTCAGGCCGGTGGTCGCGTCGGTGCGGAGCGCGGCGGTGAGGTCGGCGTCGGACAGGTGGATCTCCAGCGTCGGTGCGGTCATCGCGGGGCGCCTTCCTTGGCATCGAGCAGGGGCTGGACGGTGAGGTCGCCGGGGGCGGCGGTCACCAGCATGTGGTCGGCGATGGGTTGCCAGCCGGGGTCGTCGTCGTAGGGCTCCGAGGCGAGCACCGCGGAATCGGCGGTGACCAGCGCGGACATCCCGTGGTGGACGGTGGTGGCCCAGAGCCGCTCACCGTTGCCGAGCAGCAGGGTGAGCCGGGAATCCGGCGCGTGCCCGAGCACCGCCGCCGCCAGGTCGCGCAGCGCCGCGGCCGGGCCGTCGGCGTCGCCGGGTTCGACGGCGCCGAGCAGGCCGCGCAGCAGCACCCAGAGCGCGGCGGCGTCGGTGGGGGCCTCGGCGGCGAGCAGGTCGATGGTCTGGAAGCGGCGGGTGGCGCCCGCGGTGGTGGCCGCGATGTCCAGGTCCGAGAGGGCGGCGGAGAGCGCGAGCCGCCAGTCCGGGACGACGCCGTTGTGGCTGAAGGCCCAGCGGCCGTCGGTGAACGGCGCGCAGGCGGTGCGCTCGATCGGGGTGCCGACCGTCGCCGAGCGCACCGCGGCGAGCACCGCGGTGGAGCTGAGCTGCGGGAGCACCTCGTCCACAGCGGGGTCGGTCCAGATCGGCGCGGGGTTGCGGTAGCGGGTCACGATCGGCTCCGGCCGGGGCTCCCGGTCGGAGGGCGTCTCCCCCGGTGCGACGGCACCTGCCGGTCCCGGCGCGGCAACCGGCCCGCCGGGCGTGGACGGGTGGACAGCGGGCATGGACGGATCGGGCGCGTCGGCCCCCCGCTCCGCCGACCCGGCAGGCACGGAATCCGGCGCACGCCACCAGGCCACGCCGAACCCGTCGGCGTTGATCGTCCCCCCGCCGCGCATGTCCCTCGGTGCCCACGCCTGGGTCCGCAGCGAGTGCGGGCCCCTGGTCAGCACAGTGCCGACGGGCACGGCGGGGCCCACGTATCCCAGGTGGCGGCACATCAGCGCCGCCCCCCGGAGTGCGCGGGCCGCCCGGCCCCGGTCACCGGCCCGCGCGCAGGTCGCGCGCCAGCCGGAAGCCGGCGAAGATCTGCCTGCGGATGGGGTGGTCCCAGTTCCGGAAGGTGCCGCGGCAGGCGACCGGGTCGGTGCCGAACGAGCCGCCGCGCAGCATCCGGTAGTCGCCGCCGAAGAAGACGTCGGAGTACTCGGCGTAGGGGAAGGCGCGGAACCCCGGGTACGGCTCGAACCCGGACGAGGTCCACTCCCAGACGTCACCGATGAGCTGGTGCACCCCGGCGGGCGAGGCGCCGACCGGGTAGGCGCCGACGTCGGCAGGCTCCAGGTGCCGCTGGCCCAGGTTGGCCTGCGCCACGCCGGGGTCGGCATCGCCCCACGGGTAGCGGCGGGTCGCCCCGGTCTCCGGGTCGAAGCGCGCGGCCTTCTCCCACTCCGCCTCGGTGGGCAGCCGCTTGCCCGCCCAGTTCGCGTATGCCTCGGCCTCGTACCAGCAGACGTGCACGACGGGCTGGTGCGGCCGCAGCGGGGTCGGCGCGCCGAAGGCACGGCGCCACCAGGTGCCGGAGCCGTCGCGCTCCCAGAACTGCGGCGCCACCAGCCCCGCGTCGGCCCGGTGCCGCCAGCCCCGCTCGGACCACAGCTCCGGCCGCTCGTACCCGCCGTCGGCGAGGAAGGCCAGGTACTCCCCGTTGGTGACCGGCGCCGCGTCGATGGCGAAGCCGGGGACGTGCACCGGGTGCGCGGGGCGTTCGTTGTCCAGCGCCCACGGGTCGGTGGAGGTGCCCATGGCGAACTCGCCGGCAGGCACGATCACCTCGCCGCGCACCGGAACCCGCGCGGCGGGCGGGGGCGGCGCGGCGAGCACGGCGGGGCCGGTGCGCAGCTGGTGCGTGGCGAGCATGGTCTCGTCGTGCTGCTGCTCGTGCTGGGCGACCATTCCGAAGGCGAAGCCGCCCTGGGCCAGCGGATTCCCGTGCAGCGGGGCACTGGAGAGCACGTCGAGCACCTCGTCGCGCACCGAGCCGACGTAGCCGCGGGCCTGGGCCGGGTCGAGCAGCGGCAGCTCGGGGCGGTCGGCCCGCGCGTGCTTGAAGGCGTCGTAGAGCTCGTCGATGTCGCCGCGCACGGCGGCGCGGCCGCCGACGTCGCGCACCAGCCAGAGCTCCTCCTGGTTGCCGATGTGCGCGAGATC is a window encoding:
- the egtB gene encoding ergothioneine biosynthesis protein EgtB, with the protein product MTIQFSDNATTDRLRGEIAEVLTRARARTLALTDCLDDAELAAQHSRLMSPLVWDLAHIGNQEELWLVRDVGGRAAVRGDIDELYDAFKHARADRPELPLLDPAQARGYVGSVRDEVLDVLSSAPLHGNPLAQGGFAFGMVAQHEQQHDETMLATHQLRTGPAVLAAPPPPAARVPVRGEVIVPAGEFAMGTSTDPWALDNERPAHPVHVPGFAIDAAPVTNGEYLAFLADGGYERPELWSERGWRHRADAGLVAPQFWERDGSGTWWRRAFGAPTPLRPHQPVVHVCWYEAEAYANWAGKRLPTEAEWEKAARFDPETGATRRYPWGDADPGVAQANLGQRHLEPADVGAYPVGASPAGVHQLIGDVWEWTSSGFEPYPGFRAFPYAEYSDVFFGGDYRMLRGGSFGTDPVACRGTFRNWDHPIRRQIFAGFRLARDLRAGR
- a CDS encoding ergothioneine biosynthesis protein EgtC; its protein translation is MCRHLGYVGPAVPVGTVLTRGPHSLRTQAWAPRDMRGGGTINADGFGVAWWRAPDSVPAGSAERGADAPDPSMPAVHPSTPGGPVAAPGPAGAVAPGETPSDREPRPEPIVTRYRNPAPIWTDPAVDEVLPQLSSTAVLAAVRSATVGTPIERTACAPFTDGRWAFSHNGVVPDWRLALSAALSDLDIAATTAGATRRFQTIDLLAAEAPTDAAALWVLLRGLLGAVEPGDADGPAAALRDLAAAVLGHAPDSRLTLLLGNGERLWATTVHHGMSALVTADSAVLASEPYDDDPGWQPIADHMLVTAAPGDLTVQPLLDAKEGAPR
- the egtD gene encoding L-histidine N(alpha)-methyltransferase; this translates as MTAPTLEIHLSDADLTAALRTDATTGLTSAPKTLPPKWFYDARGSELFERITALPEYYPTRTERALLERVVDEIAAAAEAEVLVELGAGSAAKTRLLLTAARAAGPLKTYVPQDVSAAALRESTREIAAEFPDLAVHGVVSDFTDTLHNLPGGGRRMVVFLGGTIGNLVPAERAEFLASIHDVLEPGERLLLGAGLVIDPAILVPAYDDAAGVTAEFNRNVLHVLNNRLAADFEPEKFAHVALWDAEREWIEMRLEAAEDMTVRVRELDLEVRFARGEQMRTEISAKFRVEGLRAELDAAGFDTEHTWTDPENRFVLVLAGRR